The Anastrepha ludens isolate Willacy chromosome 2, idAnaLude1.1, whole genome shotgun sequence genome contains a region encoding:
- the LOC128858284 gene encoding uncharacterized protein LOC128858284, with product MYGFLLFYFVAVAAADNLGYNYQPLGHDAQIGGSLLGGSYANGIGANDHIGGVTTSTNSGFGRLFSTTDAGSMYDSSGGAGLSYHSGSIEYNKEFYSYVAPDNEFESDIGLEQLTGTMKKNLRVVFIKAPENQGLTNAVLQLAKQATDDRTAIYVLSKQPDIADLANTLQTLKSSNVNRPEVHFVKYRTPEDAAHAQQAIQAQYESLNGQSQYSNEGVAPVLDFASPAAVPFARAVLNAVEESSQNVGESATKFDNSASNSYLPPSQIIS from the coding sequence CTTTTTTACTTCGTTGCTGTCGCAGCGGCGGACAATTTGGGATACAATTACCAGCCACTTGGACATGATGCTCAGATTGGAGGGTCCCTCCTTGGAGGTTCCTACGCGAACGGAATTGGAGCAAACGACCACATTGGTGGAGTTACCACTTCAACTAACAGTGGATTTGGCCGACTCTTTAGCACTACTGATGCCGGAAGCATGTATGACAGCAGTGGTGGAGCAGGATTAAGTTATCACTCGGGATCAATCGAATACAACAAAGAATTTTACAGTTATGTTGCACCTGATAACGAGTTCGAAAGTGATATTGGCCTTGAGCAACTGACTGGAACGATGAAGAAGAACTTGCGTGTGGTTTTTATTAAAGCACCAGAAAATCAAGGTCTAACCAATGCTGTGTTGCAGCTGGCTAAGCAAGCAACCGATGACCGAACCGCTATTTACGTGCTTAGCAAACAACCTGACATAGCTGATTTAGCTAATACGTTGCAGACGCTGAAAAGTAGTAACGTGAATCGACCGGAGGTGCACTTCGTTAAGTATCGCACTCCAGAGGATGCAGCGCATGCGCAGCAAGCAATCCAAGCACAATACGAATCTTTGAACGGCCAGTCTCAATACTCAAACGAAGGTGTAGCACCAGTTTTGGATTTTGCTTCCCCCGCAGCAGTGCCGTTTGCGAGAGCTGTTTTAAATGCTGTTGAGGAGTCATCGCAGAATGTTGGCGAATCGGCCACAAAGTTTGACAATTCGGCATCGAATTCATATTTACCACCTAGCCAAATTATCAGTTGA